The Arachis hypogaea cultivar Tifrunner chromosome 19, arahy.Tifrunner.gnm2.J5K5, whole genome shotgun sequence genome has a window encoding:
- the LOC112776433 gene encoding uncharacterized protein, whose amino-acid sequence MSCLSLRAEVAASSLLTVAYRNPKPLHPFPSTILCSRSKSKCCSQLLTHSSSSTSTSASTSRTFPLNFPLTTSRRRFTVSATTTAPPQSDSSDVSTKIPPDNRVPATIITGFLGSGKTTLLNHILTAEHGKRIAVIENEFGEVDIDGSLVAAQTAGAEDIMMLNNGCLCCTVRGDLVRMISELVARKKDKFDHIVIETTGLANPAPIIQTFYAEDKVFKDVKLDGVVTLVDAKHVHRHLDEVKADGVVNEAVEQIAYADRIIVNKTDLVGESEIASLVQRIKNINSLAHLKRTEFGKVDLDYVLGIGGFDLERIESAVNDEPAKEDHVHSHSHDHDHDHHEHHDHDHHHDDSHDHKHDHHAHSHSHDPGVSSVSIVCEGSLDLEKANIWLGTLLLERSDDIYRMKGLLSVQGMDERFVFQGVHDLFQGSPERLWRPDEPRVNKIVFIGKNLDAQELEKGFKACLL is encoded by the exons ATGAGTTGTTTGAGTTTGAGAGCGGAGGTCGCTGCTTCCAGCTTGTTAACCGTTGCTTATCGCAATcctaaacccctccatccttttCCCTCTACAATTCTGTGCTCCAGGAGTAAGAGTAAATGTTGCTCCCAACTCCTCACCCACTCTTCTTCTTCCACTTCAACTTCTGCTTCAACTTCTAGAACCTTCCCTCTCAACTTCCCGTTAACAACCTCTCGCCGCCGATTTACCGTTTCCGCAACCACCACCGCTCCGCCTCAGAGCGATAGCTCCGATGTTTCCACCAAGATTCCTCCCGACAATCGCGTTCCCGCCACTATCATCACCGGCTTTCTCGGTTCCGGCAAG ACAACGCTGCTTAACCATATTTTGACTGCTGAGCATGGAAAGCGCATCGCGGTTATTGAGAACGAG TTTGGTGAAGTTGACATCGACGGTTCTTTAGTTGCGGCGCAAACTGCCGGAGCTGAAGATATTATGATGTTGAACAATGGTTGCCTTTGCTGCACAGTCAGGGGTGATCTTGTTAGAATGATTTCTGAATTAGTTGCTAGGAAGAAAGACAAATTTGACCATATTGTTATCGAGACTACGG GATTGGCAAATCCAGCACCAATTATTCAGACATTTTATGCCGAGGATAAGGTTTTCAAAGATGTCAAGTTAGATGGTGTTGTCACTTTGGTCGATGCAAAACATGTTCATCGTCATCTTGATGAGGTCAAGGCAGACGGTGTTGTCAATGAGGCAGTGGAACAGATTGCCTACGCAGATCGTATAATTGTAAATAAG ACTGACCTTGTCGGTGAATCTGAGATCGCTTCTTTGGTTCAGCGCATAAAG AATATAAACAGCTTGGCTCATTTAAAGCGGACTGAGTTTGGGAAAGTTGACTTGGATTATGTTCTGGGCATTGGTGGCTTTGATTTGGAGAG GATTGAGAGTGCTGTCAATGACGAGCCTGCAAAGGAAGATCATGTGCATAGCCACAGCCACGACCATGATCATGATCACCATGAGCACCATGACCATGATCATCACCATGATGATTCTCATGATCACAAGCATG ATCACCATGCTCATAGTCACAGTCATGATCCTGGTGTCTCGTCTGTTAGCATAGTTTGTGAAGGAAGCTTAGACCTTGAGAAG GCTAACATATGGCTCGGCACACTCTTGCTGGAACGTAGTGATGATATTTATAGAATGAAAGGTCTTCTTTCCGTACAAGGAATGGACGAAAGATTTGTTTTTCAG GGAGTTCATGACTTATTTCAAGGTTCACCTGAAAGGTTGTGGAGACCAGATGAACCAAGGGTAAACAAAATTGTTTTTATTGGGAAAAACTTGGATGCTCAGGAATTGGAAAAGGGATTCAAAGCCTGTTTGCTGTGA
- the LOC112776849 gene encoding glutathione S-transferase DHAR2 yields the protein MALEVAVKAAAGAPNVLGDCPFCQRVLLTLEEKKVPYSTHLINFDEKPQWFLDVNPEGKVPVLKFDDKWISDSDVIVGILEEKYPQPSLVTPPESASVGSKLFGAFVKFLKSKDPNDGSEQALLAELKDLDEHLKNHGPFVAGEKVTAVDLSLAPKLYHLVITLEHFKNWTIPQDLAHVHNYTKLLFSLESFEKTKAAKEYVIAGWAPKVNA from the exons ATGGCTCTGGAAGTTGCTGTGAAAGCTGCTGCCGGTGCTCCCAATGTTCTCGGAGACt GTCCATTTTGCCAGAGGGTGCTCTTAACTTTGGAGGAGAAGAAAGTCCCTTACTCCACCCACCTCATCAATTTCGACGAAAAACCCCAATG GTTTTTGGATGTCAATCCTGAAGGCAAGGTTCCAGTGCTCAAGTTTGATGACAAATGGATTTCCGATTCCGATGTCATTGTTGGAATCCTTGAGGAAAAGTACCCTCAACCCTCTCTCGTCACTCCCCCTGAATCTGCCTCCGT GGGATCCAAGTTATTTGGGGCTTTCGTGAAGTTTCTCAAGAGCAAAGATCCAAATGATGGATCAGAGCAAGCATTGCTTGCTGAGTTGAAGGATTTGGATGAACATCTTAAGAACCAT GGTCCATTTGTTGCTGGGGAGAAGGTCACCGCTGTTGATTTGAGTTTGGCTCCAAAACTCTACCATCTAGTCATAACACTTGAGCACTTCAAAAACTGGACTATTCCTCAGGATTTGGCACATGTCCACAACTATACCAAG TTGTTGTTCTCCCTGGAATCGTTTGAGAAAACCAAGGCTGCAAAGGAGTATGTAATTGCGGGATGGGCACCCAAGGTGAATGCATGA